The following coding sequences lie in one Caproicibacterium argilliputei genomic window:
- the glmS gene encoding glutamine--fructose-6-phosphate transaminase (isomerizing), translating to MCGIIGYVGKEDSVGILLDGLRRLEYRGYDSAGIAVSGKNGISIVKSRGRLQCLQDKINAGERPFGNCGIGHTRWATHGEPSDANAHPHRCGHVTLVHNGIIENYMQLKAERLAEGVIFHSDTDTEVAAATLNHFYTGNPIAAIAKTVEAVEGSYALGILFDDQPETLYAVRRDSPLVVGLGSGENFIASDMTVLLQHTKRYLLPEPGEIAVIRKDGVEMFGLDGKPIVKEVRTADWDAGTAEKGGYPHFMLKEIHEEPDAVRRCLSPRIRNGHIELNISGLPDEALAKTERIHIVACGTAMHAGLVGRYAIESLARVPVEVDIASEFRYRNPILGKNDLVVLISQSGETADTLAALRLAKEHGIRTLAIVNVPGSSIAREADDVLYTWAGPEIAVASTKAYLVQLAVLYLVAVKLASLHETLSAKEESALCKELLEIPEKIQEAVESEPAVLECAQKLKDAQHVFFIGRGVDYTLCMESSLKLKEVSYIHCEAYAAGELKHGTISLIEQGTPVIAVATQPALYPKTVSNLEEVKARGADVMLVCGKDANVEADLAANVLRVPNVHDVLAPMAAIVPLQLLAYHIAVLRGCDVDKPRNLAKSVTVE from the coding sequence ATGTGTGGAATTATTGGCTATGTAGGCAAGGAGGACTCCGTCGGCATTCTGCTGGACGGTCTTCGCAGACTGGAGTACCGCGGCTATGATTCCGCGGGGATTGCGGTCAGCGGAAAAAACGGTATTTCCATTGTCAAGTCACGCGGACGGCTGCAGTGCCTGCAGGACAAAATCAACGCCGGCGAGCGTCCCTTTGGTAACTGCGGCATCGGCCACACCCGCTGGGCCACCCACGGCGAGCCGAGCGACGCCAATGCCCACCCGCACCGCTGCGGCCATGTGACCTTAGTGCACAACGGCATTATTGAGAACTATATGCAGCTCAAGGCCGAACGTCTTGCCGAGGGGGTCATCTTTCACAGCGACACCGACACAGAAGTCGCAGCCGCCACGCTGAACCACTTCTACACAGGAAATCCCATTGCCGCCATCGCAAAAACGGTGGAGGCCGTGGAGGGTTCCTATGCGCTGGGCATCCTGTTTGACGACCAACCGGAAACGCTTTACGCGGTTCGGCGTGACAGCCCGCTGGTGGTCGGCCTTGGCAGCGGCGAAAACTTCATTGCCTCTGACATGACTGTTCTGCTGCAGCACACCAAGCGCTACCTGCTGCCCGAGCCGGGCGAGATCGCCGTAATCCGCAAGGATGGCGTGGAAATGTTCGGTTTGGACGGCAAGCCGATTGTTAAGGAAGTGCGTACTGCGGACTGGGACGCCGGTACGGCGGAAAAGGGCGGTTACCCGCACTTTATGCTCAAAGAAATCCATGAGGAGCCGGACGCTGTGCGCCGCTGCCTTTCGCCGCGCATCCGGAACGGCCATATTGAGCTAAACATTTCCGGTCTGCCAGACGAAGCGCTTGCCAAAACGGAGCGCATCCATATTGTGGCGTGCGGCACCGCCATGCACGCCGGTCTGGTTGGCCGCTATGCCATTGAGTCGCTGGCGCGCGTTCCGGTGGAAGTGGACATCGCGTCCGAATTCCGCTACCGCAACCCGATTCTGGGAAAAAACGACCTGGTCGTACTCATTTCGCAGTCCGGTGAAACCGCAGACACCTTGGCGGCACTGCGCCTTGCCAAGGAGCACGGCATCCGCACGCTGGCAATCGTCAATGTGCCCGGCTCCTCCATCGCCCGCGAGGCAGATGATGTGCTGTACACCTGGGCCGGGCCGGAAATTGCCGTGGCAAGCACCAAGGCGTACCTGGTTCAGCTCGCAGTGCTGTATCTGGTCGCAGTGAAGCTTGCCAGCCTGCACGAAACACTTTCTGCCAAGGAAGAAAGCGCGCTCTGCAAAGAGCTTCTGGAGATTCCGGAAAAGATTCAGGAGGCTGTGGAAAGCGAACCTGCCGTGCTGGAATGCGCACAAAAGCTGAAAGACGCCCAGCACGTGTTCTTCATCGGACGCGGCGTGGACTACACGCTGTGCATGGAAAGCTCGCTGAAGCTCAAGGAGGTTTCCTACATTCACTGCGAAGCCTACGCCGCCGGTGAGCTGAAGCACGGCACCATTTCGCTGATTGAACAGGGCACGCCGGTCATTGCAGTCGCAACCCAACCGGCGCTGTACCCGAAAACCGTCAGCAATTTGGAAGAAGTCAAAGCGCGCGGTGCGGATGTGATGCTGGTCTGCGGTAAGGACGCCAACGTGGAAGCCGACCTGGCGGCAAACGTCCTGCGTGTACCGAATGTGCACGATGTCCTTGCGCCGATGGCGGCCATTGTACCGCTGCAGCTTCTGGCTTACCACATTGCCGTTTTGCGCGGCTGTGACGTGGATAAACCACGCAACCTCGCAAAATCCGTCACGGTAGAATAA
- a CDS encoding FprA family A-type flavoprotein, with amino-acid sequence MFCTQKITEDIDWVGGSDRRLALFENLFPLPDGMSYNAYLVKDQKTALMDTADASVSAQFLENVEHALGGRTLDYLVANHMEPDHCAMLADIVRRWPQVKLVGNKKTFQLIRQFFDFPLDAARCVEVKEGDTLELGRHKLRFLMTPMVHWPEVMMTYDETDKALFCADAFGTFGAFHGPIFADELDFPHCYLDEARRYYANIVGKYGPQVQMALKKTKTLQIERLCSLHGPVWRKDIGWFLQKYDLWSRYEPEEQGVLVAYGSMYGHTANMAELLASMLAEKGVTHIHMYDVSKTDKSYIISDAFRFSNLVFAAPTYNNGLYLPMETLLQDMAALNLQNRRCTLLGNGSWAPVSAKKMQEQLATMKAMQQVGEPLQIRSSLKKEQVPQLEALAQAVADSMRNA; translated from the coding sequence ATGTTCTGCACACAAAAGATTACTGAAGATATCGACTGGGTCGGCGGCAGCGACCGGCGGCTTGCTCTGTTTGAAAATCTGTTTCCGCTGCCGGACGGCATGAGTTACAATGCCTATCTGGTAAAAGATCAAAAAACTGCGCTGATGGATACGGCGGATGCCTCTGTCTCCGCGCAGTTCCTGGAGAATGTGGAGCACGCGCTGGGCGGGCGCACCCTGGATTATCTGGTTGCCAACCACATGGAGCCGGACCACTGCGCGATGCTTGCGGATATTGTGCGCCGCTGGCCGCAGGTAAAGCTGGTTGGCAACAAAAAGACCTTTCAGCTGATTCGCCAATTCTTCGATTTCCCACTGGATGCTGCCAGATGCGTGGAGGTCAAGGAGGGCGATACCCTGGAACTGGGCCGCCACAAGCTCCGGTTTCTGATGACACCGATGGTGCACTGGCCAGAGGTCATGATGACCTATGATGAAACGGACAAAGCCCTGTTCTGCGCGGATGCATTCGGAACCTTCGGCGCGTTTCATGGCCCCATTTTTGCGGACGAGCTGGACTTTCCGCATTGCTATCTGGATGAAGCACGCCGTTACTACGCCAACATTGTTGGCAAATACGGCCCGCAGGTGCAGATGGCGCTGAAAAAAACGAAGACGCTGCAGATTGAGCGGCTGTGCAGCCTGCACGGCCCTGTCTGGCGCAAGGACATCGGCTGGTTCCTGCAGAAGTATGACCTTTGGAGCCGCTATGAACCGGAAGAGCAGGGTGTGTTGGTTGCGTACGGTTCCATGTACGGTCACACCGCTAACATGGCGGAACTGCTGGCCTCGATGCTGGCGGAAAAAGGCGTGACGCATATTCATATGTATGACGTATCCAAAACGGACAAGTCCTACATCATTTCGGATGCTTTCCGTTTCAGCAACTTGGTCTTTGCCGCACCGACTTACAATAACGGCCTTTACCTGCCCATGGAAACGCTGCTGCAGGACATGGCGGCGCTGAATCTGCAAAACCGCCGCTGCACCCTGCTGGGCAATGGCAGCTGGGCGCCGGTTTCCGCAAAAAAGATGCAGGAACAGTTGGCCACAATGAAAGCTATGCAGCAGGTCGGTGAGCCGCTGCAAATTCGCTCCTCCCTGAAAAAAGAGCAGGTACCGCAGCTGGAAGCATTGGCGCAGGCCGTTGCGGATTCCATGCGGAATGCATAA
- a CDS encoding type I restriction endonuclease subunit R: protein MSGFYTEADYENSIIELFQSMGYRYVYGPNVDRDFYSPLYEIELEDSLRRLNPTMPEDAIMDALFKLKNFENAELVQKNAVFMDYIQHGIEVRYFIKGEERSGLVYIVDYKNPENNSFVVANQWTFIENSNKRPDVLLFLNGLPVVLIELKSPSREETDASKGYLQIRNYIQEIPSMFIYNCICVISDHLTSKAGTITSGEDRFMEWKTKDGSYENTQYAQFDTFFEGMFERGRLLDIIKNFICFSNEGLKKFKILAGYHQYFAVRKAVESTKHATVTDGKGGVFWHTQGSGKSLSMVFYAHLLQEALDSPTIVVITDRNDLDDQLYGQFAKCKDFLRQEPIHATCRKLTETSGKNDIGLKDWLDGRQANGIIFTTMQKFEESSEPLSERRNIVVMADEAHRSQYGLKEKVDAKTGEIKVGTARIIRDSLPNATYIGFTGTPISAKDRNTREVFGDYIDIYDMTQAVEDGATRPVYYESRVIKLKFDEATLHLIDQEYDIMANNADPEVIEKSKKELGQMEAVLGNDATIDSLVSDIIDHYENYREDLLTGKAMIVAYSRAIAMKIYKRILELRPGWTEKVKVVMTESNKDPEEWRAVIGNKRHRDELAKDFKDNDSEMKLAIVVDMWLTGFDVPSLATMYVYKPMQGYNLMQAIARVNRVFQDKEGGLIVDYVGIAAALKQAMNDYTARDKKNYGDTDIAKVAYPKFLEKLSICRDLFHGYDYSKFTNGTDLERSKAITGAVNFIVGADKEREREDFIKEALLLRQALSLCSSLVERNLRVEAAFFESVRVLVMRLMNQGEGKKISLPEMNARINELLKSSIKSDGVINLFSDVKEEFSLFDPKFLEEISKMKEKNLAVELLKKLIDEQVQIYRRTNVVKSEKFSEIIQGVMNRYLNGMLTNEEVIEELLKMAQQIREAHDAGDELGLSKDELAFYDALTKPQAIKDFYENDELISITKELTEALRKNSSIDWQKRDSARAKMRMMIKRLLKKHKYPPDGMDDAVATVMLQCELWTDNNDMGQSY from the coding sequence ATGTCAGGATTTTATACGGAAGCGGACTATGAGAACTCCATCATAGAACTATTCCAGAGCATGGGATACCGTTATGTTTACGGACCCAATGTCGATAGGGATTTCTACAGTCCTCTTTATGAGATCGAACTGGAGGACTCTCTGCGCCGGCTTAATCCTACTATGCCGGAGGATGCCATCATGGATGCGCTGTTCAAACTGAAAAACTTTGAAAACGCCGAACTGGTTCAGAAAAATGCTGTCTTTATGGATTACATTCAGCACGGCATTGAAGTGCGCTATTTCATTAAAGGTGAAGAACGCTCCGGCCTTGTCTATATTGTCGACTATAAAAATCCTGAGAATAACTCCTTTGTCGTGGCAAACCAGTGGACTTTTATTGAAAACAGCAATAAGCGTCCGGATGTACTCTTGTTCTTAAATGGATTGCCGGTTGTACTTATTGAGCTGAAGTCGCCATCCCGTGAGGAGACCGATGCTTCCAAAGGATACCTGCAGATCAGAAACTACATACAGGAAATACCATCGATGTTTATTTATAACTGTATCTGTGTCATTAGCGATCATTTGACCAGCAAGGCCGGAACCATCACTTCTGGCGAAGACCGCTTCATGGAATGGAAAACGAAAGACGGCAGTTATGAAAATACGCAATATGCCCAGTTTGATACTTTCTTTGAGGGAATGTTTGAAAGGGGGCGCCTGCTGGACATTATCAAGAACTTCATTTGCTTCTCTAATGAGGGACTGAAGAAGTTTAAGATTCTTGCTGGCTATCATCAGTATTTTGCCGTCCGGAAAGCAGTCGAATCTACAAAACACGCTACTGTTACCGATGGCAAAGGTGGTGTATTCTGGCATACGCAGGGAAGCGGAAAATCTCTGTCTATGGTCTTTTATGCGCATCTCTTGCAAGAAGCGTTGGATAGCCCTACAATCGTTGTAATTACAGACCGTAACGATCTTGATGATCAGCTCTATGGCCAATTTGCAAAGTGTAAGGATTTTCTGCGTCAGGAACCGATACATGCTACCTGTAGGAAACTGACTGAGACTTCCGGTAAGAATGATATCGGATTGAAGGACTGGCTGGACGGCAGGCAGGCAAACGGCATCATCTTTACGACGATGCAAAAATTTGAGGAGTCATCAGAGCCGCTTTCAGAGCGCCGAAACATCGTCGTTATGGCTGATGAGGCACATCGTAGTCAGTACGGTTTGAAGGAAAAAGTCGATGCCAAGACTGGCGAGATAAAGGTTGGAACTGCACGTATCATTCGTGACAGCCTTCCGAATGCTACTTACATTGGATTTACCGGGACACCTATTTCTGCCAAGGACAGAAATACCCGAGAGGTTTTCGGCGACTACATCGATATTTATGATATGACACAGGCTGTAGAGGACGGTGCTACGAGGCCGGTTTATTATGAGAGCCGTGTTATTAAGTTAAAATTTGATGAGGCTACGCTTCACCTGATTGATCAGGAATACGACATTATGGCAAATAATGCTGATCCTGAAGTGATTGAGAAAAGTAAGAAAGAGCTCGGTCAGATGGAGGCTGTCCTTGGAAACGACGCTACGATAGATTCTCTGGTCAGTGACATTATTGATCATTATGAAAACTATCGTGAGGATCTGCTGACAGGTAAAGCGATGATTGTTGCCTATTCCCGTGCTATTGCAATGAAGATTTACAAGCGTATTCTTGAGTTGCGTCCGGGATGGACGGAAAAGGTTAAGGTCGTAATGACCGAGAGCAATAAAGATCCTGAAGAGTGGCGTGCTGTTATTGGAAATAAGCGTCACAGAGATGAGCTCGCCAAGGACTTCAAAGACAATGATAGTGAAATGAAGCTCGCCATTGTTGTTGATATGTGGCTGACCGGATTTGATGTTCCTTCTCTTGCGACGATGTATGTTTATAAGCCGATGCAGGGTTATAATCTGATGCAGGCCATTGCCCGTGTCAATCGTGTCTTTCAGGATAAAGAGGGCGGCTTGATCGTTGACTATGTTGGCATTGCGGCGGCATTGAAGCAGGCTATGAATGACTATACAGCTCGTGATAAGAAGAACTACGGTGATACCGATATTGCCAAAGTGGCATATCCGAAGTTCCTTGAGAAGCTGTCCATTTGCCGTGATCTATTCCACGGATATGATTATTCCAAGTTTACGAATGGCACCGATCTTGAGCGCTCGAAGGCTATCACTGGGGCAGTCAACTTTATCGTAGGTGCCGATAAAGAAAGAGAACGTGAGGACTTTATTAAAGAGGCGCTGTTGCTACGTCAGGCCTTGTCTCTCTGCTCTTCACTGGTAGAGCGTAATTTGAGAGTGGAAGCCGCATTCTTTGAGTCTGTCCGTGTGCTTGTTATGCGATTAATGAATCAGGGCGAGGGGAAGAAAATATCCCTGCCGGAAATGAATGCACGTATCAATGAGCTGTTGAAGTCCAGCATCAAAAGTGATGGCGTTATCAATTTGTTCTCAGATGTTAAAGAGGAATTCTCCCTGTTCGATCCTAAATTCCTTGAAGAAATCTCAAAGATGAAGGAGAAGAACCTTGCTGTTGAACTTTTGAAAAAGCTGATTGATGAGCAGGTGCAGATCTACAGACGAACAAATGTAGTCAAATCCGAAAAGTTCAGTGAAATTATTCAGGGTGTCATGAACCGGTATTTGAACGGAATGCTTACCAATGAGGAAGTCATCGAAGAACTCCTGAAAATGGCACAGCAAATCCGAGAGGCACATGATGCCGGAGATGAGCTTGGCCTCTCTAAAGATGAGTTGGCCTTCTATGATGCACTTACCAAGCCGCAGGCGATTAAGGACTTCTATGAAAATGATGAACTGATTTCTATTACAAAAGAACTCACGGAGGCGCTTCGTAAGAATAGCTCCATCGATTGGCAGAAGCGTGATTCAGCACGTGCCAAGATGCGTATGATGATTAAGCGGCTTCTAAAGAAGCATAAATACCCGCCGGATGGCATGGATGATGCTGTTGCCACGGTAATGCTTCAGTGCGAGCTGTGGACGGATAACAACGACATGGGGCAGTCGTATTGA
- a CDS encoding GNAT family N-acetyltransferase codes for MIRRSEKEDLEKIMNIWLDTNIQAHDFIPADYWKNNFDSVKCMLPEAEIYVCEAEGNVKAFIGIDSGYIAGIFVSSEMQSNGMGKQLLDKAKELYSNLSLSVYQKNQKAIQFYRREQFVVKQEQIDENTGEAEYLMTWKR; via the coding sequence ATGATTAGAAGATCTGAAAAGGAAGACTTAGAAAAAATTATGAATATATGGCTGGATACAAATATACAGGCACATGACTTTATTCCGGCGGATTATTGGAAAAATAACTTTGATTCTGTGAAGTGTATGCTTCCGGAAGCAGAAATCTATGTTTGTGAGGCAGAGGGTAACGTCAAAGCCTTCATTGGAATTGACAGCGGATACATTGCCGGAATATTTGTTTCCAGTGAAATGCAATCGAATGGCATGGGGAAGCAGTTACTGGATAAAGCAAAAGAACTTTATTCCAATTTAAGCTTATCGGTTTATCAAAAGAATCAAAAAGCGATTCAATTTTATAGACGAGAACAATTTGTAGTCAAGCAGGAGCAAATCGATGAAAATACAGGTGAAGCAGAGTATCTTATGACGTGGAAAAGATAA
- a CDS encoding DEAD/DEAH box helicase, with protein sequence MSDTQKTKLGDAIFSSIADNDFLNVLYDNMLYNYAILKLHLEGFQQARQVDVDAALRFADLLSKSTHPTKADDHKMWAQAIITLLLELEPGNEDVAFYAGSVLSSIGNFRGTEIAKTVYKSGYTETTLQEKAFAAFISDYLSIPAEKDKHFFIPQKNIYDQLNDDAFSYSAPTSMGKSFIMEMFIKDKIQNGTKCNFARIVPTKALINEVREDTVKGLDKLLEEMNYSVVTAASDYSLEEDHNFILVMTPERLLYLLISKPDFKIDYIFIDEAHKMTGRNSRGPFYYKTVDMLAQQNPPPHFIFASPNIPNPEVYLKLVKESQKGTENAISSTFAPVTQFKFLISQETKSIRIFNDHTQDAIFVCKYESTTMSVVDFMNTMTAFDQNKPLGERKRNIAYFSGKGAAIEAARAFSEGKDDIDDDDLKQLANDIRDQVHGDYYLTKLIRKGIAYHIGYLPASIRQRIEKLFKTGKITAMFCTSTLIEGVNLPADNLFITNYRSGRPRMTSVEFRNLIGRVGRIKFNLYGNVFFISDGNQVTEKEYVRLLREPIPNQMLSIVQELKPKLKKHVVDTLLSGSSKIEPYDTNSQKQSEEEYTMMRKFGLILLKDIMDDRNSLVRREFAEFMPEDGEQTIREKFEGQKEFIDSDINISADQSRRLAAAIRNGTHYPKSQDGRFSHSVVLGFLEELSRIFNWDKYEFGTLGKRNKAGEHAKLSWYSVILSQWMEGHGLSYIMRKAIEYMNEHPEKFWLNEYTPSYFDDGPEHRNVVFADTLEVIENVILFSISNYFLRFSNMYIAINGEHSLDDNNWYEFIEYGTTNEITVFLQRNGFSRESANYIKDHPEYIFRQDGVLTLRRSLLKCKNNDVRTEAELISLNRSKIFEEE encoded by the coding sequence ATGAGCGATACGCAGAAAACAAAACTCGGCGACGCCATATTTAGTAGTATTGCAGACAACGATTTCCTCAATGTTCTATACGACAACATGCTCTATAACTATGCCATTTTGAAATTACACCTTGAGGGATTCCAGCAGGCACGTCAAGTGGATGTAGATGCTGCTTTGCGCTTTGCTGACCTGCTTTCCAAATCCACGCATCCGACAAAAGCCGATGACCATAAAATGTGGGCACAGGCTATCATTACGCTTCTTCTCGAACTGGAGCCCGGCAATGAGGATGTGGCGTTTTACGCAGGTTCAGTTCTTTCGAGTATCGGGAACTTCCGCGGCACAGAGATTGCCAAGACGGTATATAAATCTGGCTATACCGAGACCACGCTGCAGGAGAAAGCATTTGCCGCTTTCATTAGTGACTACCTGTCCATTCCAGCAGAGAAGGATAAGCACTTTTTTATCCCACAGAAGAATATTTATGACCAACTAAACGATGACGCTTTCAGCTATTCTGCACCGACATCTATGGGGAAATCCTTTATAATGGAGATGTTTATCAAAGACAAGATTCAGAATGGCACAAAGTGTAACTTTGCCCGTATCGTTCCCACCAAGGCTCTCATTAACGAAGTCAGAGAGGATACGGTCAAAGGACTGGACAAACTGCTGGAAGAAATGAACTATAGCGTGGTCACGGCAGCAAGCGACTACTCGTTGGAGGAGGATCATAATTTTATCCTCGTCATGACGCCGGAACGTCTACTATATCTTTTGATCAGCAAGCCCGATTTCAAAATAGACTATATTTTTATAGACGAGGCTCATAAAATGACCGGCAGAAACAGCCGGGGACCGTTCTACTATAAGACAGTAGATATGCTTGCGCAGCAGAACCCCCCACCGCACTTTATATTTGCCTCACCCAATATTCCAAATCCAGAGGTCTATTTGAAACTCGTGAAAGAGTCACAGAAAGGTACAGAGAATGCTATTTCATCAACATTTGCGCCAGTGACACAGTTTAAGTTTCTGATCAGTCAGGAAACGAAGTCTATCCGCATTTTCAATGACCATACACAGGATGCCATCTTCGTATGCAAATATGAAAGTACCACTATGTCAGTTGTGGACTTTATGAATACCATGACTGCTTTCGACCAAAATAAGCCGTTAGGAGAACGTAAACGCAACATTGCCTATTTTAGCGGAAAGGGCGCTGCAATTGAAGCTGCCAGAGCGTTTTCAGAGGGGAAAGATGACATTGACGATGACGATTTAAAACAACTGGCAAACGATATCCGAGACCAAGTGCATGGAGATTATTACCTTACAAAACTTATCCGAAAGGGAATCGCATATCACATAGGTTATCTTCCCGCTTCCATACGACAGCGTATTGAGAAGCTATTTAAAACCGGAAAGATAACAGCGATGTTTTGCACCAGCACATTGATAGAAGGTGTCAATCTTCCTGCAGACAATCTTTTTATTACAAACTACCGCAGTGGCAGACCGCGTATGACAAGCGTGGAGTTTCGCAATCTTATCGGTCGTGTCGGGCGCATCAAGTTTAATCTGTACGGTAACGTATTCTTCATCAGTGACGGTAATCAGGTGACCGAGAAGGAGTATGTAAGACTTCTTCGTGAGCCTATACCAAATCAGATGCTGTCGATTGTGCAGGAACTAAAGCCAAAACTCAAGAAGCACGTTGTGGATACGCTTCTTTCCGGCAGCTCTAAGATTGAGCCGTACGATACGAATAGCCAGAAACAGTCGGAAGAAGAATATACTATGATGCGGAAATTTGGTCTGATTCTTCTGAAGGATATCATGGACGACAGGAACAGCCTCGTTCGCCGGGAGTTCGCGGAGTTTATGCCGGAAGACGGTGAACAGACTATTCGCGAAAAGTTTGAGGGACAGAAGGAGTTTATTGACAGCGATATCAATATATCCGCTGACCAGTCACGGCGGCTTGCGGCGGCAATCAGAAATGGTACGCACTATCCGAAATCCCAGGACGGCAGGTTTTCTCATTCCGTGGTTCTCGGTTTTCTGGAAGAACTGAGTCGTATCTTCAATTGGGACAAGTATGAGTTTGGCACTCTCGGTAAGCGCAACAAAGCGGGTGAACACGCTAAGTTAAGCTGGTACTCTGTAATCCTTTCTCAATGGATGGAAGGCCACGGACTGAGTTATATCATGCGTAAGGCTATCGAGTACATGAACGAACACCCAGAGAAGTTCTGGCTGAATGAGTACACGCCATCATATTTTGATGACGGGCCGGAACATCGCAATGTGGTATTTGCTGATACGCTGGAGGTAATTGAAAATGTTATCCTGTTCAGCATATCGAACTACTTCCTGCGATTCTCAAATATGTACATTGCCATCAATGGCGAGCATTCCCTTGATGACAACAATTGGTATGAATTTATCGAGTACGGCACGACAAACGAAATCACAGTGTTCCTACAAAGGAACGGCTTTTCCCGCGAGTCGGCAAACTACATAAAGGATCACCCCGAATATATTTTCAGACAAGATGGTGTTTTGACGTTGCGCCGGTCTCTTCTAAAATGTAAAAATAATGATGTGAGAACGGAGGCGGAACTGATTTCACTGAACCGATCAAAAATTTTTGAAGAAGAGTAG
- a CDS encoding HamA C-terminal domain-containing protein — translation MDVAFSKTLKDKDMDRIFAEVLCTEDLGLSKPGQLRLFHLLVRDGKFYHDDLEKWLYRNLSRYVFSRAMLEQFRKNDDLDAAIERAIQTMRENGATNEKGMGNELGEMMIYAFLEGKLSAPKLMSRVELSTDLSQYKSVCESIHLFSNTDTNGTQFSQMVFGASNIVGEIQDAVDNAFDAILRIKKHTSREIQMVEKTVLDRLFDDNEIAFLKDTIIPTPNAQSRYNTAYGVFLGYSIGVKAEEHPEIEYEELVTKKMVEDIQRHAGYIANKIKSNGLDMHSFYIYILPFMDAESDKSEIIDHVMKGAVVL, via the coding sequence ATGGACGTAGCTTTTTCAAAAACGCTTAAAGATAAGGATATGGATAGAATTTTTGCAGAGGTTCTATGCACAGAAGATCTCGGTTTGAGTAAGCCGGGTCAACTGCGTCTTTTTCACCTTCTTGTGCGTGATGGAAAGTTCTATCACGATGATTTAGAAAAGTGGCTCTATCGGAATCTCAGTCGGTATGTTTTTTCACGGGCGATGCTTGAACAGTTTCGCAAGAACGATGACTTGGATGCCGCCATTGAGCGTGCCATTCAAACTATGCGGGAAAACGGCGCAACTAATGAGAAAGGGATGGGGAATGAACTTGGCGAGATGATGATTTATGCTTTTTTAGAAGGCAAGTTGTCTGCTCCAAAGCTGATGAGCCGAGTGGAACTCTCCACCGACCTTTCACAATATAAAAGCGTGTGCGAGAGCATTCACCTGTTTTCCAATACCGATACAAATGGTACACAGTTCAGTCAAATGGTCTTCGGAGCATCCAATATTGTCGGTGAAATCCAAGATGCTGTGGATAATGCCTTTGACGCCATACTTCGCATTAAAAAACACACATCCCGTGAAATTCAGATGGTAGAGAAAACAGTACTCGACCGTTTGTTTGATGATAATGAGATTGCTTTCCTAAAAGATACTATCATTCCTACACCAAATGCACAGAGTCGGTACAATACAGCATATGGCGTTTTTCTCGGTTATTCCATCGGCGTCAAAGCGGAAGAACACCCAGAAATCGAATATGAAGAGCTTGTTACGAAGAAAATGGTGGAGGATATTCAACGTCACGCCGGATACATCGCCAACAAAATCAAAAGCAACGGCCTTGATATGCATTCTTTTTATATATATATTCTTCCCTTCATGGATGCAGAAAGCGATAAAAGTGAAATCATAGATCACGTTATGAAGGGAGCGGTTGTCTTATGA
- a CDS encoding GNAT family N-acetyltransferase, translated as MDFRKGTEADLDAVNSLYWEVTGWLQRTVNYPGWEQGAYPARRDAEAGIRSGTLYVAEMQGKTAGTMILDHTPEPAFADAKWQVPAPDAQVFILRTFAVHPAFQKAGLGRQMLACAEKLAQAQSVRAIRLDVSDKNLPAVRLYKACGYRYIGDADLGLGAYGLTNFLLYEKGL; from the coding sequence ATGGACTTCCGAAAAGGAACCGAAGCCGACCTGGACGCGGTCAACTCCCTGTACTGGGAAGTGACCGGCTGGCTGCAGCGCACCGTCAACTACCCCGGCTGGGAACAGGGTGCTTACCCCGCGCGCCGGGACGCGGAAGCGGGCATTCGCAGCGGCACGCTTTATGTTGCCGAAATGCAGGGCAAGACTGCCGGTACCATGATTCTAGACCACACGCCGGAGCCGGCCTTTGCCGACGCCAAGTGGCAGGTGCCCGCACCGGACGCGCAGGTTTTCATTCTGCGCACATTTGCCGTACACCCCGCCTTTCAGAAAGCCGGGCTTGGCAGGCAGATGCTTGCCTGTGCGGAGAAACTTGCACAGGCGCAGTCCGTGCGCGCCATCCGTCTGGATGTATCTGACAAGAACCTGCCCGCCGTCAGGCTTTACAAAGCCTGCGGCTATCGGTACATCGGCGACGCAGACCTGGGGCTTGGCGCCTATGGCTTAACTAACTTTCTGTTGTACGAAAAGGGCTTGTAG